TAGAGTTGAAACTGTTCAATTGCGCACTCCAGTCTCAGTTTATATTTTGAGAAACACTTTGTCTTCCACACTAATCTATCAATCCTCTCCCGTAATATTCCATTAAAGTTCTCGATGTTGGTGGTCTCTATGTCCTCCGGTTTTGGGTAGCTGTAGACCTTTCTTTTCTTTTTGTCTATAATTCAACCTTTTTCTTTGATTTTTATGAGCTATCCATAATTGATGCAGGTGTCTACATAGTAATCTGGTAGGACATGAGTATAATCGTCATTTCGAGCTGTGAATACCTCTATCTCCATGCATGACCTTCCTCAAACATAGTTTGGCTATCACGCTCAACTTCCTTCTGTTTTTTTAACCATGCTCCACATATCATCACACTCAAATGAGATAAGTCAGATTACAAATCTTTTTTCTGGTTTTCTACTCATTATAATTCTTATTTTCGGTATATCTGGTGCTGGCTTTTTATAACTGAGAGCCCATGTTTTCATTTGCTATTTTACAAATATTCTTCTGGCCAGAATATTAGAATAAATCTTGAAATCGTCTGTGTCAATATCCTTTTTCTCTCTGATAAACTGGGTAATCATCGAATCATACACATCGGCAAGATATACTGCCGCAGCTTCGGGAAACATTGGTTCCATGGGTGAGCCGTTAATCTTCTCCCCGTGATGACTCAGTATGATATGCAGAAGCTTCATGGAAGTGGTTTCAGGTATATCAGCCTCAGCCAAGTGGTCCTTCACTATTTCATAGCTAAGTGCAACGTGCCCTACCAGCATACCCCTCTCTGTATATTCTATGGTATTTGTAATTTTAATCTCTTCGATTTTGCCAATATCATGCAAAAGAGCACCTGCAATTACAATATCCCTGTCCAGGGAAGAATGCAGCCGGCATGCAGTCCTGGCAAATAGTGCAACTCCCAGCGTATGTTCTAAAAGACCACCGATGCAGGCATGGTGATATCTTTTCGCTGCAGGTATTTTTTTAAACTTTGACCATATCACAGGGTCTTTAAATATACTCTCCAGTAAAAACCTGATTTTTTCATCTTTTACGGATTCTACAAGGGAAAAAAGCTTTTCTTCCATTTCCCCGATATCCTGATTGCTCGATGAAATAAATATTGATAGGTCATATTCGTCATCCAGTGCCTTTCTGGCAGTATTTTCAGGAGGATTGATATTTACCTGGATTTTTTCGTTAT
This region of archaeon BMS3Bbin15 genomic DNA includes:
- the yhaM gene encoding 3'-5' exoribonuclease YhaM, whose translation is MEKQKLIKNFKDREPIEGFFVVEYKHEIKEYKNGYRFMFGISDKSGEVMVNYWGGPDRKQVEEVFNGFSKGDIVYIKAVSVLYNEKIQVNINPPENTARKALDDEYDLSIFISSSNQDIGEMEEKLFSLVESVKDEKIRFLLESIFKDPVIWSKFKKIPAAKRYHHACIGGLLEHTLGVALFARTACRLHSSLDRDIVIAGALLHDIGKIEEIKITNTIEYTERGMLVGHVALSYEIVKDHLAEADIPETTSMKLLHIILSHHGEKINGSPMEPMFPEAAAVYLADVYDSMITQFIREKKDIDTDDFKIYSNILARRIFVK